From the genome of Candidozyma auris chromosome 2, complete sequence, one region includes:
- the MP65 gene encoding putative family 17 glucosidase, which produces MLFKSFVSAALAATALAQPVQHQHHQHDKKAVVVTNWNTVVVTATAGAAPAAQPTQDAEANAAAAVGTTLATKPSPVASSSSSSGSGSSPASSSSDSVSVPSSSGSFSGPAKGITYSPYSDDGGCKSASQIKSEVSKLSGYEVIRLYGVDCNQVEATLSGLSSGQKIFAGIFDVDNIESGVETLAKAVKNHGGWDVVHTVSIGNELVNAGSATPDQIGKYIESGRSALKAQGYNGPVVSVDTFIAVINNPDLCKHSDYMAVNAHAFFDGYVSAKEAGDWALLQLQRVSNACGDSKKVFITETGWPTKGDSNNVAVPSKENQKAALDSISAKCGSDATFFNAYNDMWKQPGPYNAEQYWGVYSS; this is translated from the coding sequence ATGttgttcaagagcttcGTTTCCGCCGCCCTTGCTGCCACTGCTTTGGCCCAGCCTGtccagcaccagcaccaccagcacGACAAGAAAGCTGTGGTGGTCACCAACTGGAACACCGTAGTTGTCACCGCCACCGCCGGtgctgctcctgctgctcAACCTACCCAAGATGCTGAGGCTAACGCTGCCGCTGCCGTGGGCACCACCCTCGCTACCAAGCCATCTCCagttgcttcttcttcctccagCTCTGGTTCTGGCTCCAGCCCTGCTTCGAGCTCTTCCGACTCTGTGTCCGTTCCTTCCTCCTCGGGCTCCTTCTCCGGCCCTGCTAAGGGTATCACATACTCTCCTTACTCCGACGATGGTGGATGCAAGTCTGCCTCTCAGATCAAGTCTGAGGTGTCCAAGTTGTCTGGTTACGAGGTGATCAGACTTTACGGTGTCGACTGTAACCAGGTCGAGGCTACCCTCTCTGGCTTGTCTTCTGGCCAGAAGATTTTCGCCGGTATCTTTGACGTTGACAACATCGAGAGCGGTGTTGAGaccttggccaaggctgTCAAGAACCACGGTGGCTGGGACGTTGTCCACACCGTCTCCATCGGTAACGAGTTGGTCAACGCTGGCTCCGCTACCCCTGACCAGATTGGTAAGTACATTGAGTCTGGTAGATCTGCTTTGAAGGCCCAGGGCTACAACGGTCCTGTTGTCTCTGTCGACACCTTCATTGCTGTCATCAACAACCCTGACTTGTGTAAGCACTCCGACTACATGGCTGTCAACGCCCACGCTTTCTTTGACGGTTACGTTTCCGCCAAGGAGGCCGGCGACTGGGCCTTGTTGCAGCTCCAGAGAGTCTCTAACGCTTGTGGTGACTCCAAGAAGGTTTTCATCACTGAGACTGGCTGGCCAACGAAGGGTGACTCCAACAATGTTGCTGTTCCATCAAAGGAAAACCAGAAGGCTGCTCTTGACTCTATCTCTGCCAAGTGCGGTTCTGACGctactttcttcaatgcctACAACGACATGTGGAAGCAGCCTGGCCCATACAACGCCGAGCAATACTGGGGTGTCTACTCTTCCTAA
- the RAP1 gene encoding DNA-binding transcription factor RAP1 — MSERLLLHDDEGRPMAFYISPSDPNREKYHKIITDNGGYIEPSETIALKTGYIQLSSYPVPNRETFSFQFIDDYVTRGQTVYLEAYKYPPGKRRHDEALDEQDVETAKAMAQAMSKKAKGPPKSTTKFTAAADNYILEQVRLKPRYRTSHKFFEQLAKHDLLRGHTGNSVRSRYRAHLEHKLSYVYKTDENDNLLYDDKGKPIVLEVSEAKTMKNRFTADDDYNLCVSIINHVLNTQDHDTLHTADDKTRLPEDQLNEANFSVSISFFDEFARTNTNHSSSSWRDRYRKFARVYGLQRYRDDYQRAIEAGEKPQPMKNLTSRESKSEKKAQLSAKKLRAQAYAPPRMDIHDQALLASELGHHQHHLSHQLDSAGVAAVANLAVGQRALDEEIGGKNTNDNIDDALHNVGVDSDRVQIDDQLTDVRALGIHDFDGLELKVDADSQDPWARYMVYLPRDVHSKALFTDKFLSEPHAIDDARSLLTKLGEDAFGVLFDEFEKLGFTRAFVGHILKVTSSSVRYINDYLLLLRDALNNGDMDMSSVLFPRGHNGLWTPESDLWLKEGHMERLMFHDGDSIELRRQFLGL; from the coding sequence ATGTCGGAACGCTTATTGCTCCATGACGACGAAGGAAGGCCCATGGCCTTCTACATCAGTCCACTGGACCCAAACAGAGAAAAGTATCACAAGATCATCACCGACAACGGAGGATACATTGAGCCCAGCGAGACCATTGCCCTCAAAACCGGGTACATCCAACTTCTGTCGTATCCTGTTCCCAACAGAGAGACGTTTCTGTTTCAATTCATTGACGACTATGTGACAAGGGGCCAGACAGTGTATTTGGAGGCGTACAAGTATCCTCCTGGCAAGAGACGCCATGATGAGGCTTTGGATGAACAAGACGTGGAAACAGCCAAGGCCATGGCACAGGCGATGAGCAAGAAGGCTAAGGGCCCGCCAAAGTCTACGACAAAGTTTACTGCTGCAGCTGACAATTACATCTTGGAGCAGGTGCGGTTGAAGCCTCGCTACAGAACGTCGCACAAGTTCTTTGAACAATTGGCCAAGCACGATTTGCTTAGGGGACACACGGGCAATTCTGTCCGGTCGAGATACCGTGCTCATTTGGAACACAAGTTGCTGTACGTGTACAAGACAGACGAAAACGACAACTTGCTCTATGACGACAAAGGAAAGCCGATAGTTTTGGAGGTGAGCGAGGCCAAGACGATGAAAAACAGGTTCACGGCTGACGACGACTACAACTTATGTGTAAGCATTATCAACCACGTGTTGAACACCCAGGACCACGATACTCTTCATACGGCCGACGACAAGACTAGGCTTCCTGAAGATCAGCTCAACGAGGCGAATTTTTCAGTGTCGATTTCGTTTTTTGACGAGTTTGCTCGCACGAACACAAATCACTCGTCTCTGAGTTGGAGGGATAGGTACAGGAAGTTTGCCAGAGTCTACGGCCTCCAGAGGTACAGAGACGATTACCAAAGAGCGATTGAGGCAGGAGAAAAGCCTCAGccaatgaagaatttgacCTCAAGGGAGTCCAAGAGCGAGAAGAAAGCGCAACTCTCGGCAAAGAAGCTACGTGCTCAGGCGTATGCTCCGCCAAGAATGGACATTCACGACCAGGCGCTCTTGGCGAGCGAGTTGGGccaccaccagcaccaTCTCTCACACCAGCTTGATTCTGCAGGCGTGGCTGCTGTTGCAAATTTGGCTGTCGGCCAGAGAGCTTTGGACGAGGAAATCGGAGGAAAAAATACCAATGACAATATCGATGATGCTCTTCATAACGTTGGAGTAGACTCGGACCGTGTTCAGATCGACGACCAGCTCACTGATGTGCGTGCTTTAGGTATTCACGACTTTGACGGGCTTGAGTTAAAGGTGGATGCTGACTCCCAAGACCCGTGGGCTCGCTACATGGTCTACTTGCCTCGTGACGTACATTCCAAGGCCTTGTTCACTGACAAGTTTCTTTCTGAGCCCCACGCTATCGATGACGCTAGAAGcttgttgaccaagttgGGGGAGGATGCCTTCGGCGTGCTCTTCGACgagtttgaaaaattgggTTTCACAAGGGCGTTTGTCGGACACATTCTCAAGGtcaccagcagcagtgTGCGCTACATCAACGACTACTTACTTTTGCTCCGTGACGCCCTCAATAATGGAGACATGGATATGAGCAGTGTTTTGTTCCCGCGTGGCCACAACGGCTTGTGGACCCCTGAAAGCGATCTTTGGTTGAAAGAGGGCCACATGGAGCGGTTGATGTTCCACGATGGGGACAGCATCGAGCTTCGTCGCCAATTCCTCGGCCTTTAA
- a CDS encoding ubiquitin-specific protease UBP15 yields the protein MTSKPNAQPGTGPGSNDDVVEIDSSDYEMLEKSNIAIGGSDADNLSDASETEPRDMDDDNMGMDDDDIEEITPPTLRQPELTKRPGHPSLIPATQFDNLATSIMKPLPDYPVKDETYNVWEIKDWNAIRKEDKIRGPQFECGGFTWNILLFPRGNNDLISMYMEPHPPKDAEGNVDPKWYVCAQFGFDLWNPNHPECHHAMGSHHRFNKNETDWGFSSFISGRDLLNAAKYGRAYPLMDKNSFNITAYVRVIDDSSTGVLWHNWVNYDSKAETGYVGLNNQGATCYLNSLLQSYYTTKIFRDLVNQIPTEATSETKSKAVPLALQKIFYLLQSSSEPVGTMELTKSFGWDSSDAFTQHDIQELNRVLMDKLEMAMKGTKIENKLNDVFVGKMKSYIKCVNVPYESSREEDFWDIQLNVRGFRTLEESFKNYIEIEMLDGENKYQAGDQYGYQDAKKGVVFRSFPPVLHLQLKRFEYDFMVDDLVKIDDYYEFPDVVDLRPFLDDDLPDEVKNQNWRYKLHGVLVHQGSISNGHYYGLIKPEAHEDLWLRFDDDKVWKATPTQVFQENYGASELPQAHLRQLTRNEQNEYLIRRATSAYMLVYYRESELDKILPPQNSLAPTPTHVAEQIRKEQEEFEKAETANREALFYMHVKIVTVKNFVYYNGFDTYPDPTDPRLFDENVFNEHAYPLSIKVKKDAPFSDLYALVAEKLGYDVPKSGRTAEAAVSVDDVSSNWPFQLLCVSHRNNRTNRPDAAVPESLFEATVSQVYTQCFKRRYEEMVFFVDEPTRQLQSIDAPTKLISPEQFDFESAAHRILTNKSVKTLDHSSSNLIRIFIKYFDPVSDEARGLSYAVVASDSKVDSLTPIINKVLQFDPETPLTYFEEVSHTSIEPIIETISFEKNELGTGDVLTVQLADTESATFGKRFANAKDYYEFLYTRLHIHIKPFKANEEEEDSDFVAEDDASGQERKDDQDQASKAEVADIELAKEMSKSADLWVSTQYSYPQLAKAVAEQLGDSVDPAKLRLFVVNNQGVRFPLSSSHSLSQVFTKQVSVSTITNFEYEILNITLKEYENLKSVKIFWMNTIQQFQLFDLLVPKTSTVADLVTKLIHKLSVPPKLWSNLLVWAGQDSKYSDLVKFDREISDLPEGTELYCGYFPAEVEILVSNDMFKRFDEKYIAKDDIEDELLRDEFEKAQKLSKQLNIIPAFHFHKNPAYCHGKPFIFAAFPGEPFEETKLRLRKKLGLGAQAFEKVRIALTDANDKGRYLDSDKPNLELFKEITQFDSPTSLALDHPDRNPRRQNPFGKGISIR from the coding sequence ATGACCAGCAAACCTAATGCCCAACCAGGCACCGGGCCTGGACTGAACGACGATGTTGTCGAAATTGACAGCAGCGACTATGAGATGTTAGAGAAGTCAAACATAGCCATTGGCGGCTCCGACGCTGATAACTTGTCTGATGCCCTGGAAACTGAGCCTAGAGACATGGATGACGACAATATGGGCATggatgatgacgatatCGAGGAAATCACCCCTCCTACTCTTAGACAACCCGAACTTACGAAAAGACCAGGTCACCCCCTGTTGATCCCAGCCACACAGTTCGACAATTTGGCGACAAGTATAATGAAGCCCCTTCCAGACTATCCGGTCAAGGATGAGACGTACAATGTTTGGGAAATCAAGGACTGGAACGCAATAAGGAAGGAGGATAAGATACGCGGACCCCAGTTCGAATGCGGCGGCTTCACATGGAATATTCTATTATTCCCCAGGGGCAACAATGATTTGATATCGATGTATATGGAGCCACATCCACCAAAAGATGCCGAGGGAAATGTTGATCCAAAGTGGTATGTGTGTGCCCAATTCGGCTTTGACTTGTGGAATCCCAACCACCCGGAGTGTCATCATGCGATGGGATCTCATCACagattcaacaaaaatgaaacTGATTGGGGGTTTTCATCTTTTATTTCAGGAAGAGATCTTTTGAATGCTGCCAAGTACGGAAGGGCTTATCCTTTGATGGACAAGAATCTGTTCAACATTACTGCATACGTCCGTGTGATAGATGATTCCTCAACAGGTGTTTTGTGGCATAACTGGGTAAATTACGACTCAAAAGCTGAAACTGGTTATGTTGGTCTCAACAACCAGGGAGCCACTTGTTATCTCAATTCTCTCCTTCAATCATACTACACCACCAAGATCTTCAGAGATTTGGTGAATCAAATTCCCACAGAAGCCACAAGTGAAACTAAGAGCAAAGCAGTTCCATTAGCCTTGCAAAAGATATTCTACCTTTTGCAACTGTCGAGCGAGCCTGTTGGTACTATGGAATTGACAAAGTCTTTTGGCTGGGACTCCTCAGATGCATTCACTCAACATGACATCCAAGAGCTCAATCGTGTTTTGATGGACAAGCTCGAAATGGCAATGAAAGGCACGAAAATTGAAAACAAGCTCAACGATGTCTTTGTTGGCAAAATGAAATCTTATATCAAATGCGTCAATGTCCCTTACGAGTCTTCGAGAGAGGAGGACTTTTGGGATATTCAATTAAATGTCCGTGGCTTTAGAACACTTGAGGAATCCTTTAAGAATTATATCGAAATCGAAATGTTGGATGGTGAAAACAAGTATCAGGCAGGCGATCAGTATGGATATCAGGACGCCAAGAAGGGTGTTGTGTTCCGTTCCTTTCCCCCTGTcctccatcttcaattgaAAAGATTCGAGTATGACTTCATGGTAGATGATCTTGTCAAGATTGATGACTACTATGAATTTCCTGATGTTGTTGACCTTAGaccttttcttgatgatgacttgCCCGATGAAGTGAAGAATCAAAACTGGAGATACAAACTCCATGGAGTATtagttcatcaaggaagtATCTCAAATGGTCATTACTACGGTTTGATTAAACCGGAAGCTCACGAAGACTTATGGTTACGCTTTGACGACGACAAGGTTTGGAAAGCAACACCAACTCAagtctttcaagaaaattACGGCGCCTCTGAATTGCCTCAAGCGCACCTCAGACAACTCACACGCAACGAGCAAAACGAGTACTTAATTAGACGAGCTACTTCAGCTTACATGTTGGTGTACTACCGTGAGTCTGAGTTGGATAAAATCTTGCCCCCTCAAAATTCTTTAGCACCCACACCAACGCACGTTGCTGAGCAGATAAGAAAGGAGCaagaggagtttgagaaggCGGAGACAGCTAATCGTGAAGCATTGTTTTACATGCATGTGAAGATCGTTACTGTGAAAAATTTTGTTTACTATAACGGTTTCGACACTTACCCTGACCCCACAGACCCACGTCTCTTTGATGAGAACGTCTTCAACGAACATGCATATCCGCTCTCTATaaaagtcaagaaggatgCACCTTTCTCTGACCTCTATGCGCTTGTGGCTGAAAAGTTAGGATACGATGTACCCAAATCTGGCAGAACTGCCGAGGCTGCAGTATCGGTTGACGATGTTTCATCTAATTGGCCTTTCCAACTCCTCTGTGTTAGCCACCGTAACAACAGAACCAATAGACCAGATGCAGCAGTTCCTGAGCTGCTTTTTGAGGCCACGGTGAGCCAAGTATACACACAATGTTTCAAGCGTCGCTATGAGGAGATGGTATTCTTTGTGGATGAGCCTACAAGGCAATTACAAAGTATCGACGCACCTACTAAGTTAATCTCACCGGAACAATTTGACTTCGAATCAGCTGCGCACCGAATTCTCACGAACAAGTCCGTCAAAACTTTGGACCATAGCTCTTCAAACTTAATTCgaatcttcatcaaatATTTTGATCCTGTTAGTGATGAAGCACGCGGACTTTCATATGCTGTTGTTGCATCAGATTCAAAGGTTGATCTGTTGACTCCGATAATAAACAAGGTACTTCAATTCGATCCTGAAACACCCTTAACATACTTCGAAGAGGTCTCCCACACTAGCATCGAGCCTATCATTGAGACCATCTCTTTCGAAAAGAATGAGTTAGGAActggtgatgttttgaCAGTCCAGCTTGCTGATACAGAGAGTGCCACTTTTGGTAAACGTTTCGCAAATGCCAAGGACTATTATGAGTTTTTGTATACAAGGCTTCACATACATATCAAGCCCTTCAAAGCaaacgaagaggaggaggacaGCGACTTTGTTGCCGAGGATGACGCTAGTGGTCAAGAGAGAAAGGATGATCAGGATCAAGCCTCTAAGGCCGAAGTCGCCGATATCGAATTGGCTAAAGAAATGAGTAAGTCAGCAGACTTATGGGTGCTGACTCAGTACTCCTACCCACAGTTGGCTAAAGCGGTTGCTGAACAGCTTGGCGACTCTGTGGACCCAGCCAAGTTGCGTTTATTCGTGGTGAACAACCAAGGGGTAAGGTTTCCATTGCTGTCAAGCCACTCACTTTCGCAAGTCTTTACTAAGCAGGTGTCGGTCTCGACAATCACTAATTTTGAATATGAGATCCTAAACATCACATTGAAGGAGTATGAAAATTTGAAGTCAGTAAAAATCTTTTGGATGAATACAATTCAACAGTTCCAATTGTTTGATTTGTTAGTGCCTAAGACAAGTACTGTTGCAGATTTGGTGACAAAGTTGATACACAAGCTTTCTGTCCCACCAAAGCTTTGGAGCAACTTACTTGTTTGGGCGGGCCAAGATAGCAAATACAGCGATTTAGTGAAGTTTGACAGGGAAATCAGTGATCTTCCTGAGGGTACCGAGCTCTACTGTGGTTATTTCCCAGCTGAGGTCGAAATTCTTGTCAGCAACGATATGTTTAAACGCTTTGACGAAAAATACATCGCAAAAGACGACATCGAAGACGAACTTCTTAgagatgagtttgagaaggCTCAGAAGTTATCAAAGCAGTTGAACATCATTCCCGCTTTTCATTTCCATAAAAACCCAGCGTACTGCCACGGCAAGCCTTTTATCTTTGCAGCTTTTCCAGGTGAACCCTTCGAAGAAACCAAACTCAGATTACGCAAGAAGCTTGGACTTGGCGCTCAGgcatttgaaaaagttcGCATTGCTCTCACAGACGCCAATGACAAGGGCCGGTACCTTGACAGCGACAAACCAAACttggagctcttcaaagagatTACTCAGTTCGATAGCCCTACATCCCTCGCACTCGACCATCCTGATAGAAACCCACGTCGCCAAAATCCCTTTGGAAAAGGTATTTCCATAAGGTAA
- a CDS encoding putative pantetheine-phosphate adenylyltransferase — protein MGYSTVLVIDDPATKNYSDFFQAVLNQLPPSLPGIDVLVTQRVKQTKELNYILSSVYGSLRSCANEQMFPFTFGINVLVNSLRSDWDFAFVPASESGNGVVADKTRAIETEIDNRQPPDFQSFSEHQFPVSAVGGTFDHLHDGHKILLSAAAFATSKHLIVGITGQQMLSKKKFAEVMESLDRRLGAVTKYLKEILPESVTFSIYQIDDVCGPTGFVRDIDALVISEETRKGATFVNDYRRKQGFSELEVLSVDVLGSDGGEQDNWKGKISSTDMREEELKRRSKKQRTV, from the coding sequence ATGGGCTACTCCACCGTGCTAGTGATCGATGACCCAGCTACCAAAAACTACAGCGATTTCTTTCAAGCTGTGCTTAACCAATTGCCTCCATCGCTTCCCGGCATTGATGTCTTGGTAACGCAACGTGTGAAACAGAccaaagagctcaactATATCCTCTCCAGCGTTTACGGATCTCTCCGTAGTTGTGCCAACGAACAAATGTTTCCCTTCACATTTGGCATAAATGTGCTTGTGAATAGCTTGCGCCTGGATTGGgattttgcttttgttcCGGCTTCTGAGTCTGGAAACGGTGTGGTTGCAGACAAAACTAGAGCTATAGAGACTGAGATAGATAATCGTCAGCCTCCTGACTTCCAGTCTTTCAGTGAGCATCAGTTCCCAGTGAGTGCTGTTGGCGGAACATTTGACCACCTTCATGACGGgcacaagatcttgttgctggCTGCTGCGTTTGCTACTCTGAAGCACCTTATCGTAGGAATCACTGGGCAACAGATGctactgaagaagaaatttgCGGAGGTGATGGAGCTGTTGGATCGAAGACTTGGTGCTGTGACAAAGTATTTGAAGGAGATTCTACCCGAATCGGTGACATTTTCCATTTACCAGATAGATGATGTATGTGGTCCTACGGGGTTCGTGCGAGATATTGATGCATTGGTGATTAGCGAAGAAACTCGCAAGGGTGCTACTTTTGTCAATGACTACAGGCGTAAACAAGGATTCTCTGAATTAGAGGTTTTGTCTGTGGACGTACTTGGCAGTGACGGAGGTGAGCAAGATAATTGGAAAGGGAAAATAAGCTCGACGGACatgagagaagaagagctcaaaagACGCTcgaagaaacagagaacAGTGTAA